A segment of the Salvelinus namaycush isolate Seneca chromosome 3, SaNama_1.0, whole genome shotgun sequence genome:
GGGGCAGAACCGGCAGGTAAACAGAGGGGTCGGGGCAGAACCGGCAGGTACACAGAGAGGTCGGGGCAGAACCGGCAGGTACACAGAGGGGTCGGGGCAGAACCGGCAGGTACACAGAGGGGTCGGGGCAGAACCGGCAGGTACACAGAGGGGTCGGGGCAGAACCGGCAGGTACACAGAGGGGTCGGGGCAGAACCGGCAGGTACACAGAGGGGTCGGGGCAGAACCGGCAGGTACACAGAGGGGTCGGGGCAGAACCGGCAGGTACACAGAGGGGTCGGGGCAGAACCGGCAGGTACACAGAGGGGTCGGGGCAGAACCGGCAGGTACACAGAGGGGTCGGGGCAGAACCGGCAGGTACACAGAGGGGTCGGGGCAGAACCGGCAGGTACACAGAGGGGTCGGGGCAGAACCGGCAGGTACACAGAGGGGTCGGGGCAGAACCGGCAGGTACACAGAGGGGTCGGGGCAGAACCGGCAGGTACACAGAGGGGTCGGGGCAGAACCGGCAGGTACACAGAGGGGTCGGGGCAGAACCGGCAGGTACACAGAGGGGTCGGGGCAGAACCGGCAGGTACACAGAGGGGTCGGGGCAGAACCGGCAGGTACACAGAGGGGTCGGGGCAGAACCGGCAGGTACACAGAGGGGTCGGGGCAGAACCGGCAGGTACACAGAGGGGTCGGGGCAGAACCGGCAGGTACACAGAGGGGTCGGGGCAGAACCGGCAGGTACACAGAGGGGTCGGGGCAGAACCGGCAGGTACACAGAGGGGTCGGGGCAGAACCGGCAGGTACACAGAGGGGTCGGGGCAGAACCGGCAGGTACACAGAGGGGTCGGGGCAGAACCGGCGGGTAAAACAGAGGGGTCGGGGCAGAACCGGCGGGTACACAGAGGGGTCGGGGCAGAACCGGCGGGTACACAGAGGGGTCGGGGCAGAACCGGCGGGTACACAGAGGGGTCGGGGCAGAACCGGCGGGTACACAGAGGGGTCGGGGCAGAACCGGCGGGTACACAGAGGGGTCGGGGCAGAACCGGCGGGTACACAGAGGGGTCGGGGCAGAACCGGCGGGTACACAGAGGGGTCGGGGCAGAACCGGCGGGTACACAGAGGGGTCGGGGCAGAACCGGCGGGTACACAGAGGGGTCGGGGCAGAACCGGCGGGTACACAGAGGGGTCGGGGCAGAACCGGCGGGTACACCGGGGGGTCGGGGCAGAACCGGCGGGTACACCGGGGGGTCGGGACAGAACCGGCGGGTACACCGGGGGGTCGGGACAGAACCGCCGGGTACACCGGGGGGTCGGGACAGAACCGCCGGGTACACCGGGGGGTCGGGACAGAACCGCCGGGTACACAGAGGGGTCGGGACAGAACCGCCGGGTACACAGAGGGGTCGGGACTGAAGTTCACAATCTAGATGTCAGGTGATCCTCACATTCTTGTAAGACCTCCAGTGCTTTGCGTTGTATTGTATAGACACTAATATTCTGAGGTTTTTGTATAGGAATACCTTAACAGCATCCTGCAGCATGCTAAAGACTTCAAGGAGTACCACCGCTCCATCACAGCCAAGCTCCAGAAGGCCACCAAAGCTGTGGCCACCTACCACGCCAACACTGAGCGCGAGCAGAAGAAGGAGAACGAGCGCATTGAGAAGGAGAGAATGAGTAGGCTGATGGTGAGTGACCACACAGCTGCGTGCTCGTTTACACACTCACTATTAAATAGCCATAGATCTACTCTCACACCCAATGCCTCTAACACCTGTCGTCAATGTGTGTGTCCTTCCCTAGGCTGAAGATGAGGAGGGCTACCGTAAGCTCATTGACCAGAAGAAAGACAAGCGTCTGGCCTACCTGCTGCAGCAGACAGACGAGTACGTGGCCAACCTCACCGATCTGGTCAGAGCCCACAAGGCTGATCAGGCCCTCaaggacaagaagaagaagaagaaaaagaagaagaagaagaagaaggtgaaGAATGAGGCCAAGGACAAATGTTGAAAGTGCATCTTTCTGAAGTTCCATTTGTTGTATTGTGTTACCTTGTGTTTTACTGCGATATGCAGCCCCCCGTGTTTCCGTTGTTGAGCCTGGCATTGCAATATGAGAAATTGATGTTCATGTTCCCTAGAAGCCAGAGAGTGGGGAGAGCCAGCCTCCTGCCCTGGGACCCGACGGAGAGGTGAGTTTCAGATCCCAGTGAAAGATTTGGTCTGATAAAATCCAGACAATAATTCCCCCCCAAGATTTTTTACAAAGTCATCTTCTCTGCCATCAGTTCATGAAGAACAATATAATGAACGAATGTAAGCCCCATCACTCAACATTTTAACTAATAGGACCTTTTCATGTCTGGTAATAGGCCATTTGCCTCATGATGTGTTGATAAGAAACTGAAAAGTAGCATTGTTTCCAGGCTCCCTGTTTTTCACAAGGCCACAGGAATACTTGTTTAATTTACCATGAAATTATCATATTGACAAGTAATATCACACAGTTTCCAGTCAAtttctcactcactccctcttccACTCTCAGCCTCTGGATGAGACCAGTCAGATGAGTGACCTGCCTGTGAAGGTGATCCATGTAGACAGTGGGAAGATCCTGACGGGGCTGGACGCGCCCCGGGCTGGCCAGCTGGACACCTGGCTGGAGATGAACCCTGGGTCAGTTAAACACAGCTTGCTAGGAGACACGCTTGTTTACCCGACTGTGGGAATAATGACGACACGAGAGCCTGAGGAATGTGAAATACCATTTTCCTTTGGAAAGAATGAACATTGTACAATTCTAAATGCCTTTCACACTGTTGCTTAGCCATAAGTACATAAACACTGTCATCTCAAAACTATGACATCAGGCATCACAACTAATCATTTTAACTTTTCTCCTGCAGGTATGAAGTGGCTCCTCGTTCAGACAGCGAGGACAGTggctcagaggaagaggaggtatGTACCTTACAGAGACCGCAATGCTCTCCTTACCCCCCCACTTTCCCCTCTAATATATGTATATCGTAAACCTCAAGTCACCTTTAAATAAATGTACGCAGACCGCCGTGGATGAGACCTTGCGTGTGGAGTCTGTTCAGAGGCGTACCACTCTCGCCTTGGGCTATCAGAAACCAAGCCATTGCCAAGCCCAAACTAATGTAACCTTTTCTCTGCATTGTGTACTATAAAGCTTATATTAATGTAAATCAAAACATATTGTGCTGTAAATATCTTTACTGGAACAGAGATCTTTTCCAGATTAATCTTAATCCTAACCAGTTCATGGGACAAGCCGTGTTCTAGTTTCCATAAAGAATATTTTATTCCGATTCGATAACATGTCTTTTGACTTGACCTTGGCTGAGAAAATTTGAGCCAGGCTGTGTGGCATCTGTATCTGAGTCCATCCTCTTTCTCCGCACCCctcaggaggaagaggaggagcccCAGCCCTCCCAGGCTCCCACTGAGGAGAAAAAGAAGATCCCAGACCCCGACACAGAGGACGTGTCTGAGGTCGACGTCCGCTACATCATCGAGGGAGCCAAGCAGGATGTGGATGATGAGTATAACAGTGCCGAGGCGGCGTTCGCCCGAGGCCTGCAGTCTTACTATGCTGTGGCCCACGCCGTCACTGAGACGGTGGACAAACAGTCCACACTGCTGGTCAACGGGCAGCTCAAACATTACCAGGTGCACAGTCTACCCATGTGTTTCATTACCTTTCACAATGCTTACAAGAAGTAACGTGTCAAAAAAGAAGAGATGACGCACACCTGATGACCTTGTGAGACAGTAGAATGACTGGTTTGTGTCCCCCTCACATCTAAGATCAAGGGCTTGGAGTGGCTGGTGTCTCTGTACAACAACAACCTGAATGGGATCCTGGCTGATGAGATGGGTCTGGGCAAGACCATCCAGACCATCGGCCTCATCACCTACCTCATGGAGCACAAGCGCATCAACGGCCCCTTCCTCATCATCGTGCCCCTCTCGTGAGTCCCTCTGCCTCTCCTTTCCTCTATTCACTTCTCTGCTCCTTTATAGACCGGGACTGATGCACTATTTCTGTTGTTTCAATCGAGATGTTCTCCTGTAATTATACAGATACAAGCCCAGAAGGGCTGTTATGGGTATTTTCCACAGTCATGGGTATTTTTGCCTTGTGTTATGTCAGTGCGACCTTGAGGTGGACAGAGAAAGTATATGTTTATAAATTTATCTCCCGTCTTTGTTTTCAGAACTCTGTCCAACTGGGTGTATGAGTTTGATAAGTGGgctccatctgtggtgaaagTCTCTTACAAAGTGAGTAGCCCCTTTCAACGCTTCTTCCAGGGTGAAGTTTGACAATTGCGTAGTAGGTGGTCCGCATGTACATGTGAATATCCTTTGATTATAGTGTTCTGTAGATGTAAAATTGATGTGTGTTCTACTATGTCTATGTCCAGGGCTCACCACAAGCTCGCCGGGCATTCCTCCCCATCCTGCGCAGCGGCAAGTTCAACGTACTGCTCACCACCTACGAGTACATCATCAAAGACAAGCAAGTGCTGGCTAAGGTAGGGACCCACCTCTTCAAATCACCCTGTGCAATTATACACCGCCTTAGAAATGGCCCTAGTCAGACAGGTAAACCTATGGAAACTTCCATTTCAACTTCTCACGCCACTGTACTCTTTCCCTCTCAGCTGCGATGGAAGTACATGATAGTGGACGAGGGCCACCGTATGAAAAACCACCACTGTAAGCTGACTGTGGTTCTGAACACCCACTACCTGGCCCCGCGGCGTCTGCTGCTGACCGGCACCCCGCTGCAGAACAAGCTGCCGGAGCTTTGGGCCCTGCTCAACTTCCTGCTGCCGACCATCTTCAAGTCCTGCACAACCTTCGAGCAGTGGTTCAACGCCCCCTTCGCCATGACCGGAGAGAAGGTGAGTTAGTCGGGGCTGTGGAGAGGGGTGTTTTGGAGACATTGGGGTCATCATGGCTGGACtcttacccccctctctctcgaaCCTAGGTGGATCTGAACGAGGAAGAGACCATCCTGATTATCCGTCGTTTGCACAAAGTGCTCCGCCCCTTCCTGCTGCGCAGACTGAAAAAGGAAGTGGAGTCCCAGCTGCCTGAGAAGGTCTGACTCCTGTCAATCACTTGGCTTTCAGTCTCCAAGGACAATAAAGATCAATCAATTGATTTTTTTCAGTACTTTAAACTCATATCTGTCCAATCAATGCAATGTTTTAACctgttctctccctgtgtgtgtgtgtgtgtgtgtgtgtgtgtgtgtgtgtgtgtgttccgcaGGTGGAGTATGTGATCAAGTGTGACATGTCGGCCCTGCAGAGAGTGCTGTACAGACACATGCAGGCTAAGGGTGTGCTGCTCACCGACGGCTCTGAGAAAGACAAGAAGGTAAGGAGGAGTAGAGAACCCCCGTCACTGCTCTCCATACACCCCCTAACAACTGACTGGGGGTCAGTTATACTGGGCTGTTTAGATGGGTACTACAGGATGACTAAGTGCAGAGTGTTGTGTTTCAGGGTAAAGGAGGCACCAAGACCCTGATGAACACCATCATGCAGCTGAGGAAGATCTGTAACCATCCCTACATGTTCCAGCAGATCGAGGTACAGTGCAAGGGCCTACCTCAACTCTTCCATGAATTGAGAAGAGATGTTGACTGAAGTGTAAGATTGTGGTTAAAGCTTCTCATTTTAACCGAATAGTTGTGACTCGTCTCTTCACAGGAGTCCTTCTCTGAGCATTTGGGATTCACTGGAGGCGTAGTGTCTGGGTAAGCAAATCTTCTGCTGACGTTGCATGTTGACGCTTCATGGTCTTGTGGTTGATCTTACTATGTGTGGCGCGTTCCCTCATCCACCCCTCTGTTCTCGTCCCCTGCTCCCTCCAGACCTGACCTGTACCGCGCAGCTGGGAAGTTTGAGCTGCTAGACCGTATCCTGCCCAAGCTGATGGTCACCAACCACAAGGTCCTGCTCTTCTGTCAGATGACTTCCACCATGACCATCATGGAGGACTACTTTGGCTGGCGCAACTTTAAGTACCTGCGTCTGGACGGTGAGAGGCGGGATAGGAAAGTGATTTAGTCTGGTGCTGAGAAAATGAATTCAAGACAAATTCCAGAAGTATTTTGTACTATGAGAAATACAGAACTATGTGTAGGATTTGTTTTGTACTTACAGTATGCAGTTTACTAGAACACAATGGCTCAACATTGTGATGTGGGGAGGCTGATGTACGTTCACGAGCTCATGTTATTTGCAAATCCCTTCTGCTGTTGTTCTGTGGAAACTGGTAACTAACACCATTGGTCTTTGTCCATAGGAACCACTAAGGCTGAGGATCGTGGGATGCTTTTGAAGACCTTCAATGACCCCGACTCTCAGTACTTTGTGTTCCTGCTCAGCACCAGGGCCGGCGGGCTGGGCCTCAACCTTCAGTCTGCTGACACTGTGGTCATCTTTGACTCCGACTGGAACCCACATCAGGTTCAGCTCATTaccctctactgtagtgttatGATCTAGGAATCTCACTGGAGTTATTGATATATATTTAGAAAACAGCTGGGATTAGTGGCTATTGAGGTGATTTTGTGAGGTAACATAGCCAACTCCGACCCTTCCCCTAACTCTGATCActcacccctctctttctcccctgtaCAGGACCTGCAGGCCCAGGACAGAGCCCACCGTATCGGGCAGCGGAACGAGGTGCGTGTGTTGCGTCTCTGCACCGTTCAAAGTGTGGAGGAGAAGATCCTGGCGGCGGCCAAGTACAAGCTGAATGTGGACCAGAAGGTCATCCAGGCCGGCATGTTCGACCAGAAGTCGTCGAGTCATGAGCGCCGTGCCTTCCTGCAGGCCATCCTGGAGCATGAGGAACAGGACGAGGTCGGGGCCCCGGGGGGCTGGCGCGCTGGGGGGGCGTTGGTGGGTGTGATCACGTCCACCACACTTCCCAACCACCCACACGCCTCCCTACCATTTAACCTTTCTTTCCTTTTTTCCCTCTACCTTCTGAATTTAGGGGCTGTTCCTTTTTTTAGGTTTggtttcctcttctcctcttcctgctttctttaaaaaaaaaaaaacgttttatttatttaatgaagcTCTTTTTCAATAACATAGAACAGACTTCCAGCTAGGACGGCTACTATCTATACAGTTAGTAGGAGCAGTGGTTTTCTGGTAGACGTATGCATCACACCTATTGTAGGATATTCACTCCAATACATCACGCGCTACATGTTACAATGCACTTTATATGATACTAACATAACTGATAAGCATTCAAGAATTCTAGTTCAGAGACTGAGGCACCACTAACAGCCCTGTGCTCACCCTTTCTATTGTCTACAGGAGGAGGACGAGGTGCCTGATGATGAGACTGTCAACCAGATGATTGCCAGGAGCGAGGAGGAGTTTGACCAGTTCATGGTCAGTCCCATAATTCTTCAAGATTTACAGTAATGTAGTCTGAGTCTTGCTTGAGGCAACTGGAGGCTTCACTGTCAGTCTCTAGACTGAAGACTGCCCTGTTGGAGGCTTTGACACAACCTCAAGTCTGATAAAATGACACCGATACATAGACTTACGATGGAAATCTACCATTCTTCAACTGTTTTTTTCCTCTTTTCTTACACTGTACCTCCCCTCCAGCGTATGGACCTGGACCGGCGCCGTGAGGACGCCCGCAACCCCAAGAGAAAGCCCCGTCTGATGGAGGATGACGAGCTGCCCACCTGGATCCTAAAGGATGATGCCGAGGTGGAGAGGCTCAcctgtgaggaggaggaggagaagatgtTTGGTCGCGGCTCTCGCCAGCGCAAGGAGGTGGACTACAGCGACTCACTCACAGAGAAGCAGTGGCTCAAGGTCAGCTATCCAACTGTTGTAGTTGAAAAAGATTTTAGCTAATAATTGAAAGTCCTATAACTGAGATTACCGTCCTCTATGGTCTATGACCTGCAATGCTGATGTGTGGTTCCCCCTCCAACAGGCCATAGAGGACGGTAATCTGGAGGACCTCGAGGAGGAGGTGCGTCACAAGAAGACGACCCGGAAGCGCAAGCGAGACCGTGACGACATGCCCGGCCCAGCCACGCCCAGCTCCAGCGGTGGTGGCGGTGGTCGCAGCCGTGACAAGGATGAGGAGGTCAAGAAGGCCAAGAAACGCGGGCGCCCTCCGGCTGAAAAACTGTCCCCTAACCCCCCATCCCTCACCAAGAAGATGAAAAAGGTGGTGGACACTGTCATCAAGTACAAGGACGGGTGAGTTGGTGAGCTCCTATGTCTGGATGACAACTCAGTGAAGATCAGCACATGACAACATATACAAACACAACCTACTTTGTCATGTAATGGtcagagcagagcatgttgaggtGGACTAATCCCGGAGTTTCCCTGTTCTCCTATTTCACAGCAGCAATGGGCGCCAGCTGAGTGAAGTCTTCATCCAGCTGCCATCCCGCAAGGAGCTGCCTGAGTACTACGAGCTCATCCGCAAGCCTGTCGACTTCAGGAAGATTAAGGTATGGCGCTAACCCTTTAATGTATCGGTTAtaagactaaatcaaatcaaactttatttgtcacatgcgccgaatataacaaGTGTAgtccttaccgtgaaatgcttacttacaagcccttaaccaacagtgcagttcaagaagagttaagaaaa
Coding sequences within it:
- the LOC120038749 gene encoding transcription activator BRG1 isoform X8, whose translation is MSTPDPPMGGTPRPGPSPGPGPSPGAMMGPSPSPGSAHSMMGPSPGPPASGHSHPQQGPSGYPQENMHQMHKPMEGMHEKGMSDDPRYGPMKSMGMRPGGGHIGMGPPPSPMDQHSQGYPSPLGGSEHSPSPVPANGPPPGPMMPSGPGVPMESGDPQSMGQQNRVGVPGPSGSSGPGGVGPGGPTPFNQNQLHQLRAQIMAYKMLARSQPLPDHLQMAVQGKRPMPGMQQQPGMPNMPPSSGPGAGPGQPPANYNRPHGMVGPNMPPPGPSGVPPGMQGQPTNGPPKQWPEGPMVNAAAPSSAPQKLIPPQPTGRPSPAPPSVPPAASPVMPPQTQSPGQPPPMVLHQKQNRITPIQKPRGLDPVEILQEREYRLQARITHRIQELEHLPGSLAGDLRTKANIELKALRLLNFQRQLRQEVVVCMRRDTALETALNAKAYKRSKRQSLREARITEKLEKQQKIEQERKRRQKHQEYLNSILQHAKDFKEYHRSITAKLQKATKAVATYHANTEREQKKENERIEKERMSRLMAEDEEGYRKLIDQKKDKRLAYLLQQTDEYVANLTDLVRAHKADQALKDKKKKKKKKKKKKKPESGESQPPALGPDGEPLDETSQMSDLPVKVIHVDSGKILTGLDAPRAGQLDTWLEMNPGYEVAPRSDSEDSGSEEEEEEEEEPQPSQAPTEEKKKIPDPDTEDVSEVDVRYIIEGAKQDVDDEYNSAEAAFARGLQSYYAVAHAVTETVDKQSTLLVNGQLKHYQIKGLEWLVSLYNNNLNGILADEMGLGKTIQTIGLITYLMEHKRINGPFLIIVPLSTLSNWVYEFDKWAPSVVKVSYKGSPQARRAFLPILRSGKFNVLLTTYEYIIKDKQVLAKLRWKYMIVDEGHRMKNHHCKLTVVLNTHYLAPRRLLLTGTPLQNKLPELWALLNFLLPTIFKSCTTFEQWFNAPFAMTGEKVDLNEEETILIIRRLHKVLRPFLLRRLKKEVESQLPEKVEYVIKCDMSALQRVLYRHMQAKGVLLTDGSEKDKKGKGGTKTLMNTIMQLRKICNHPYMFQQIEESFSEHLGFTGGVVSGPDLYRAAGKFELLDRILPKLMVTNHKVLLFCQMTSTMTIMEDYFGWRNFKYLRLDGTTKAEDRGMLLKTFNDPDSQYFVFLLSTRAGGLGLNLQSADTVVIFDSDWNPHQDLQAQDRAHRIGQRNEVRVLRLCTVQSVEEKILAAAKYKLNVDQKVIQAGMFDQKSSSHERRAFLQAILEHEEQDEEEDEVPDDETVNQMIARSEEEFDQFMRMDLDRRREDARNPKRKPRLMEDDELPTWILKDDAEVERLTCEEEEEKMFGRGSRQRKEVDYSDSLTEKQWLKAIEDGNLEDLEEEVRHKKTTRKRKRDRDDMPGPATPSSSGGGGGRSRDKDEEVKKAKKRGRPPAEKLSPNPPSLTKKMKKVVDTVIKYKDGSNGRQLSEVFIQLPSRKELPEYYELIRKPVDFRKIKERIRGHKYRSLNDLEKDVMLLCSNAQTFNLEGSLIYEDSIVLQSVFTSVRQKIEKEKEEESEGEDSEEEEEEVDEGSESESRSVKVKIKLGRKEKEGRGKGQRRRGRGSRAKPVVSDDDSEEEQEEAGSASGSEED
- the LOC120038749 gene encoding transcription activator BRG1 isoform X9 → MSTPDPPMGGTPRPGPSPGPGPSPGAMMGPSPSPGSAHSMMGPSPGPPASGHSHPQQGPSGYPQENMHQMHKPMEGMHEKGMSDDPRYGPMKSMGMRPGGGHIGMGPPPSPMDQHSQGYPSPLGGSEHSPSPVPANGPPPGPMMPSGPGVPMESGDPQSMGQQNRVGVPGPSGSSGPGGVGPGGPTPFNQNQLHQLRAQIMAYKMLARSQPLPDHLQMAVQGKRPMPGMQQQPGMPNMPPSSGPGAGPGQPPANYNRPHGMVGPNMPPPGPSGVPPGMQGQPTNGPPKQWPEGPMVNAAAPSSAPQKLIPPQPTGRPSPAPPSVPPAASPVMPPQTQSPGQPPPMVLHQKQNRITPIQKPRGLDPVEILQEREYRLQARITHRIQELEHLPGSLAGDLRTKANIELKALRLLNFQRQLRQEVVVCMRRDTALETALNAKAYKRSKRQSLREARITEKLEKQQKIEQERKRRQKHQEYLNSILQHAKDFKEYHRSITAKLQKATKAVATYHANTEREQKKENERIEKERMSRLMAEDEEGYRKLIDQKKDKRLAYLLQQTDEYVANLTDLVRAHKADQALKDKKKKKKKKKKKKKPESGESQPPALGPDGEPLDETSQMSDLPVKVIHVDSGKILTGLDAPRAGQLDTWLEMNPGYEVAPRSDSEDSGSEEEEEEEEEPQPSQAPTEEKKKIPDPDTEDVSEVDVRYIIEGAKQDVDDEYNSAEAAFARGLQSYYAVAHAVTETVDKQSTLLVNGQLKHYQIKGLEWLVSLYNNNLNGILADEMGLGKTIQTIGLITYLMEHKRINGPFLIIVPLSTLSNWVYEFDKWAPSVVKVSYKGSPQARRAFLPILRSGKFNVLLTTYEYIIKDKQVLAKLRWKYMIVDEGHRMKNHHCKLTVVLNTHYLAPRRLLLTGTPLQNKLPELWALLNFLLPTIFKSCTTFEQWFNAPFAMTGEKVDLNEEETILIIRRLHKVLRPFLLRRLKKEVESQLPEKVEYVIKCDMSALQRVLYRHMQAKGVLLTDGSEKDKKGKGGTKTLMNTIMQLRKICNHPYMFQQIEESFSEHLGFTGGVVSGPDLYRAAGKFELLDRILPKLMVTNHKVLLFCQMTSTMTIMEDYFGWRNFKYLRLDGTTKAEDRGMLLKTFNDPDSQYFVFLLSTRAGGLGLNLQSADTVVIFDSDWNPHQDLQAQDRAHRIGQRNEVRVLRLCTVQSVEEKILAAAKYKLNVDQKVIQAGMFDQKSSSHERRAFLQAILEHEEQDEEEDEVPDDETVNQMIARSEEEFDQFMRMDLDRRREDARNPKRKPRLMEDDELPTWILKDDAEVERLTCEEEEEKMFGRGSRQRKEVDYSDSLTEKQWLKAIEDGNLEDLEEEVRHKKTTRKRKRDRDDMPGPATPSSSGGGGGRSRDKDEEVKKAKKRGRPPAEKLSPNPPSLTKKMKKVVDTVIKYKDGNGRQLSEVFIQLPSRKELPEYYELIRKPVDFRKIKERIRGHKYRSLNDLEKDVMLLCSNAQTFNLEGSLIYEDSIVLQSVFTSVRQKIEKEKEEESEGEDSEEEEEEVDEGSESESRSVKVKIKLGRKEKEGRGKGQRRRGRGSRAKPVVSDDDSEEEQEEAGSASGSEED
- the LOC120038749 gene encoding transcription activator BRG1 isoform X2 produces the protein MSTPDPPMGGTPRLGPSPRPGPSPGAMGPSPSPGSAHSMMGPSPGPPASGHSHPQQGPSGYPQENMHQMHKPMEGMQEKGISDDPRYGPMKSMGMRPGGGHIGMGPPPSPMDQHFQGYPSLLGGSEHSPSPVPANGPPPGPMMPSGPGVPMEGGDPQSMGQQNRVGVPGPSGGSGPGGVGPGGPTPFNQNQLHQLRAQIMAYKMLARSQPLPDHLQMAVQGKRPMPGMQQQPGMPNMPPSSGPGAGPGQPPANYNRQLGMVGPNMPPPGPSGVPPGMQGQPTNGPPKQWPEGPMVNAAAPSSAPQKLIPPQPTGRPSPAPPSVPPTASPVMPPQTQSPGQPPQPLPMVLHQKQNRITPIQKPRGLDPVEILQEREYRLQARITHRIQELEHLPGSLAGDLRTKANIELKALRLLNFQRQLRQEVVVCMRRDTALETALNAKAYKRSKRQSLREARITEKLEKQQKIEQERKRRQKHQEYLNSILQHAKDFKEYHRSITAKLQKATKAVATYHANTEREQKKENERIEKERMSRLMAEDEEGYRKLIDQKKDKRLAYLLQQTDEYVANLTDLVRAHKADQALKDKKKKKKKKKKKKKPESGESQPPALGPDGEPLDETSQMSDLPVKVIHVDSGKILTGLDAPRAGQLDTWLEMNPGYEVAPRSDSEDSGSEEEEEEEEEPQPSQAPTEEKKKIPDPDTEDVSEVDVRYIIEGAKQDVDDEYNSAEAAFARGLQSYYAVAHAVTETVDKQSTLLVNGQLKHYQIKGLEWLVSLYNNNLNGILADEMGLGKTIQTIGLITYLMEHKRINGPFLIIVPLSTLSNWVYEFDKWAPSVVKVSYKGSPQARRAFLPILRSGKFNVLLTTYEYIIKDKQVLAKLRWKYMIVDEGHRMKNHHCKLTVVLNTHYLAPRRLLLTGTPLQNKLPELWALLNFLLPTIFKSCTTFEQWFNAPFAMTGEKVDLNEEETILIIRRLHKVLRPFLLRRLKKEVESQLPEKVEYVIKCDMSALQRVLYRHMQAKGVLLTDGSEKDKKGKGGTKTLMNTIMQLRKICNHPYMFQQIEESFSEHLGFTGGVVSGPDLYRAAGKFELLDRILPKLMVTNHKVLLFCQMTSTMTIMEDYFGWRNFKYLRLDGTTKAEDRGMLLKTFNDPDSQYFVFLLSTRAGGLGLNLQSADTVVIFDSDWNPHQDLQAQDRAHRIGQRNEVRVLRLCTVQSVEEKILAAAKYKLNVDQKVIQAGMFDQKSSSHERRAFLQAILEHEEQDEVGAPGGWRAGGALEEDEVPDDETVNQMIARSEEEFDQFMRMDLDRRREDARNPKRKPRLMEDDELPTWILKDDAEVERLTCEEEEEKMFGRGSRQRKEVDYSDSLTEKQWLKAIEDGNLEDLEEEVRHKKTTRKRKRDRDDMPGPATPSSSGGGGGRSRDKDEEVKKAKKRGRPPAEKLSPNPPSLTKKMKKVVDTVIKYKDGSNGRQLSEVFIQLPSRKELPEYYELIRKPVDFRKIKERIRGHKYRSLNDLEKDVMLLCSNAQTFNLEGSLIYEDSIVLQSVFTSVRQKIEKEKEEESEGEDSEEEEEEVDEGSESESRSVKVKIKLGRKEKEGRGKGQRRRGRGSRAKPVVSDDDSEEEQEEAGSASGSEED
- the LOC120038749 gene encoding transcription activator BRG1 isoform X5; this translates as MSTPDPPMGGTPRPGPSPGPGPSPGAMMGPSPSPGSAHSMMGPSPGPPASGHSHPQQGPSGYPQENMHQMHKPMEGMHEKGMSDDPRYGPMKSMGMRPGGGHIGMGPPPSPMDQHSQGYPSPLGGSEHSPSPVPANGPPPGPMMPSGPGVPMESGDPQSMGQQNRVGVPGPSGSSGPGGVGPGGPTPFNQNQLHQLRAQIMAYKMLARSQPLPDHLQMAVQGKRPMPGMQQQPGMPNMPPSSGPGAGPGQPPANYNRPHGMVGPNMPPPGPSGVPPGMQGQPTNGPPKQWPEGPMVNAAAPSSAPQKLIPPQPTGRPSPAPPSVPPAASPVMPPQTQSPGQPPPMVLHQKQNRITPIQKPRGLDPVEILQEREYRLQARITHRIQELEHLPGSLAGDLRTKANIELKALRLLNFQRQLRQEVVVCMRRDTALETALNAKAYKRSKRQSLREARITEKLEKQQKIEQERKRRQKHQEYLNSILQHAKDFKEYHRSITAKLQKATKAVATYHANTEREQKKENERIEKERMSRLMAEDEEGYRKLIDQKKDKRLAYLLQQTDEYVANLTDLVRAHKADQALKDKKKKKKKKKKKKKPESGESQPPALGPDGEPLDETSQMSDLPVKVIHVDSGKILTGLDAPRAGQLDTWLEMNPGYEVAPRSDSEDSGSEEEEEEEEEPQPSQAPTEEKKKIPDPDTEDVSEVDVRYIIEGAKQDVDDEYNSAEAAFARGLQSYYAVAHAVTETVDKQSTLLVNGQLKHYQIKGLEWLVSLYNNNLNGILADEMGLGKTIQTIGLITYLMEHKRINGPFLIIVPLSTLSNWVYEFDKWAPSVVKVSYKGSPQARRAFLPILRSGKFNVLLTTYEYIIKDKQVLAKLRWKYMIVDEGHRMKNHHCKLTVVLNTHYLAPRRLLLTGTPLQNKLPELWALLNFLLPTIFKSCTTFEQWFNAPFAMTGEKVDLNEEETILIIRRLHKVLRPFLLRRLKKEVESQLPEKVEYVIKCDMSALQRVLYRHMQAKGVLLTDGSEKDKKGKGGTKTLMNTIMQLRKICNHPYMFQQIEESFSEHLGFTGGVVSGPDLYRAAGKFELLDRILPKLMVTNHKVLLFCQMTSTMTIMEDYFGWRNFKYLRLDGTTKAEDRGMLLKTFNDPDSQYFVFLLSTRAGGLGLNLQSADTVVIFDSDWNPHQDLQAQDRAHRIGQRNEVRVLRLCTVQSVEEKILAAAKYKLNVDQKVIQAGMFDQKSSSHERRAFLQAILEHEEQDEVGAPGGWRAGGALEEDEVPDDETVNQMIARSEEEFDQFMRMDLDRRREDARNPKRKPRLMEDDELPTWILKDDAEVERLTCEEEEEKMFGRGSRQRKEVDYSDSLTEKQWLKAIEDGNLEDLEEEVRHKKTTRKRKRDRDDMPGPATPSSSGGGGGRSRDKDEEVKKAKKRGRPPAEKLSPNPPSLTKKMKKVVDTVIKYKDGSNGRQLSEVFIQLPSRKELPEYYELIRKPVDFRKIKERIRGHKYRSLNDLEKDVMLLCSNAQTFNLEGSLIYEDSIVLQSVFTSVRQKIEKEKEEESEGEDSEEEEEEVDEGSESESRSVKVKIKLGRKEKEGRGKGQRRRGRGSRAKPVVSDDDSEEEQEEAGSASGSEED